In one window of Nicotiana tabacum cultivar K326 chromosome 12, ASM71507v2, whole genome shotgun sequence DNA:
- the LOC107805575 gene encoding uncharacterized protein LOC107805575, whose product MDRYQKVQKPRVETPIKEYEIRITTQGRLRNYITYATTLLQEKGSKEIALKSMGRAISKTVIKRKIVGLHQITSIGSTDMWEPLEEGLVP is encoded by the exons ATGGATAGGTATCAGAAAGTGCAGAAGCCAAGAGTTGAGACTCCTATAAAGGAGTATGAGATCAGAATAACAACACAAGGAAGATTGAGGAACTACATTACTTATGCTACCACTCTTCTCCAG GAAAAAGGATCTAAAGAAATTGCTCTCAAATCTATGGGCAGAGCCATTAGTAAAACAGTAATAAAG AGAAAGATCGTTGGACTTCATCAGATAACATCGATTGGTTCAACGGATATGTGGGAACCTTTAGAAGAAGGACTTGTTCCGTAA